One Mycolicibacter sp. MU0083 DNA window includes the following coding sequences:
- a CDS encoding nitric-oxide reductase large subunit: MSTDVTQVSASGGDTGRAQALVGKGWAQGVALVMIFGFLVMGILAYRTYTASMPMPDKVVSETGQELFSGADITAGQQLYQARGLMQYGSVLGHGAYLGPDYTAEYLRLATEDVTEQFKAQGVANPHDEVVSEFRTNRYNADTKTLVFTDKQVVAFNNIEKYYADYFGEESTKYGLLPHMITEPGEIRDLTAFFAWTAWAAAADRPGHNYSYTNNWPSEPRVDNGPTGSVVVWSVLSLIMLLGGIGVMFTVYGRWSQNIGWHGTEMTKLQFRQPGEVPLTRSQRAAIWIFAVVAVLFLAQVLLGGAVEHYRADLSAFYGIDLAKILPYNLARTWHLQLSLFWTAAAFLAGGIFLVPFITRREPAKQSVLVYGLLGALAVVVFGSLTFEALSIFGVIKPGTAFSQQWEFLDLPRLFQVLLIVGLFLWIVIIWRGMRAKLTTTSKMNLPWLFFFTGLAIPTFYAVSLLAGSETHFSVADFWRFWMVHLWVEDFLELFTTAMVAYIFVQLGVVRERVALLVIFLDIILYSAGGVIGTMHHLYFSGTPVEHMALGAFFSAAEVIPLTFLTVEAWAFLQLGARQETGDENNFPARWAVMFLVAVGFWNFMGAGIFGFLINLPVVSYYEIGTALTANHAHAAMFGVYGMLAVALAMFAFRYVIPADKWPNKLARISFWSMNIGLAWMVFVTLLPLGVLQLFHSVNAGYFEARSLGYITQPGNALLEWLRLPGDAIVIVGGVLPFLWIALTALRNFRSGETVDELPENALYVEVAADSAAVGKG, translated from the coding sequence ATGAGCACCGATGTAACTCAGGTGAGCGCCTCAGGTGGCGACACGGGCCGCGCACAGGCGCTGGTCGGCAAGGGCTGGGCGCAGGGCGTGGCCCTGGTCATGATCTTCGGATTCCTGGTGATGGGCATCCTCGCCTACCGCACCTACACGGCGTCGATGCCGATGCCCGACAAGGTGGTCAGTGAGACCGGCCAGGAACTGTTCAGCGGCGCCGACATCACCGCCGGCCAACAGCTGTATCAGGCCCGCGGCCTCATGCAATACGGCTCGGTGCTCGGCCACGGCGCCTACCTCGGCCCGGACTACACCGCCGAATACCTGCGACTGGCCACCGAAGACGTCACCGAGCAGTTCAAGGCCCAGGGCGTGGCCAACCCCCACGACGAGGTGGTCAGCGAGTTCCGGACCAACCGCTACAACGCGGACACCAAGACCTTGGTGTTCACCGACAAGCAGGTCGTGGCGTTCAACAACATCGAGAAGTACTACGCCGACTACTTCGGTGAGGAGTCGACCAAGTACGGCCTGCTGCCGCACATGATCACCGAGCCGGGCGAGATCCGCGACCTGACCGCGTTCTTCGCCTGGACCGCGTGGGCTGCCGCGGCCGACCGGCCCGGCCACAACTACAGCTACACCAACAACTGGCCGTCGGAGCCCCGCGTCGACAACGGGCCGACCGGATCGGTCGTGGTGTGGTCGGTGCTGTCGCTGATCATGCTGCTGGGCGGCATCGGCGTCATGTTCACCGTCTATGGACGCTGGAGCCAGAACATCGGCTGGCACGGCACCGAGATGACCAAGCTGCAATTCCGTCAGCCCGGCGAGGTGCCGCTGACCCGCTCGCAGCGCGCCGCGATCTGGATCTTCGCCGTCGTCGCGGTGCTGTTCTTGGCGCAGGTGCTGCTCGGCGGCGCCGTCGAGCACTATCGCGCGGATCTCTCGGCGTTCTACGGGATCGACCTGGCGAAGATCCTCCCCTACAACCTGGCCCGCACCTGGCATCTGCAGTTGTCGCTGTTCTGGACCGCCGCGGCGTTCTTGGCCGGTGGAATCTTCTTGGTGCCCTTCATCACCCGCCGCGAACCCGCCAAACAGTCGGTGCTGGTCTACGGCCTGCTCGGCGCGCTGGCGGTGGTGGTCTTCGGTTCGCTGACCTTCGAGGCGCTGTCGATCTTCGGGGTGATCAAGCCCGGTACCGCGTTCTCGCAGCAGTGGGAGTTCCTCGACCTGCCGCGGCTGTTCCAGGTACTGCTGATCGTCGGATTGTTCCTGTGGATCGTCATCATCTGGCGCGGCATGCGCGCGAAGCTGACGACGACGTCGAAGATGAATCTGCCCTGGCTGTTCTTCTTCACCGGCCTGGCCATCCCGACCTTCTACGCGGTCAGCCTGCTGGCCGGCAGTGAGACGCACTTCTCGGTCGCCGACTTCTGGCGGTTCTGGATGGTGCACCTGTGGGTGGAGGACTTCCTGGAGCTGTTCACCACCGCGATGGTGGCCTACATCTTCGTCCAGCTCGGTGTGGTCCGGGAGCGGGTGGCTCTGCTGGTCATCTTCCTCGACATCATCTTGTACTCCGCCGGTGGCGTGATCGGCACCATGCACCACCTGTACTTCTCCGGTACCCCGGTGGAGCACATGGCGCTGGGCGCGTTCTTCTCCGCCGCCGAGGTCATCCCGCTGACCTTCCTGACCGTGGAGGCCTGGGCCTTCCTGCAGCTCGGCGCCCGCCAGGAAACCGGTGATGAGAACAACTTCCCGGCACGCTGGGCGGTGATGTTCCTGGTCGCGGTCGGATTCTGGAACTTCATGGGCGCGGGTATCTTCGGCTTCCTGATCAACCTGCCGGTGGTGTCCTACTACGAGATCGGCACCGCGCTGACCGCCAACCACGCGCACGCCGCCATGTTCGGGGTCTACGGCATGCTCGCGGTCGCCCTGGCGATGTTCGCCTTCCGGTACGTGATCCCGGCGGACAAGTGGCCGAACAAGCTGGCCCGGATCTCCTTCTGGTCGATGAACATCGGCTTGGCGTGGATGGTCTTCGTGACCCTGCTGCCGCTGGGTGTGCTGCAGCTGTTCCACTCGGTCAACGCCGGCTACTTCGAGGCGCGCTCGCTGGGCTACATCACCCAGCCCGGCAACGCGCTGCTGGAGTGGCTGCGCCTGCCCGGCGACGCGATCGTGATCGTCGGCGGTGTCCTGCCGTTCCTCTGGATCGCCCTGACCGCACTGCGCAATTTCCGCTCCGGCGAGACCGTCGACGAATTGCCGGAGAACGCGCTCTACGTCGAGGTCGCCGCGGATTCCGCGGCCGTGGGCAAGGGCTGA
- a CDS encoding slipin family protein, with the protein MTVLALALVALAVLAYFALNVVREYERGVVFRMGHVRPLYQPGLKVLIPLVDKLIRVDQRVVTLTIPPQEVITRDNVPARVNAVVMFQVTDPLKAIMAVENYAVATSQIAQTTLRSLLGRADLDTLLAHRDDLNADLRTIIDKQTEPWGVQVRVVEIKDVEIPESMQRAMAREAEAERERRAKVINARGELQASEELSQAAERLSQNPASLQLRYLQTLLELGADQNSTVVFPLPVDIITPFLGGAAESLRAAKRQ; encoded by the coding sequence ATGACCGTGCTGGCGCTGGCCCTCGTGGCGCTGGCGGTACTGGCGTACTTCGCACTGAACGTGGTGCGCGAGTACGAGCGCGGCGTGGTTTTCCGGATGGGCCATGTGCGTCCGCTTTACCAGCCGGGCCTGAAGGTCCTGATCCCGTTGGTGGACAAGCTGATCCGGGTCGACCAGCGGGTGGTGACGCTGACCATTCCGCCGCAGGAGGTGATCACCCGGGATAACGTCCCGGCCCGGGTGAACGCGGTGGTGATGTTTCAGGTCACCGATCCACTGAAAGCGATCATGGCGGTGGAGAACTACGCCGTGGCGACCTCGCAGATCGCCCAGACCACGCTGCGGTCACTGCTGGGCCGGGCGGATCTGGACACCCTGCTGGCGCACCGCGACGACCTCAACGCCGACCTGCGCACGATCATCGACAAGCAGACCGAACCGTGGGGTGTACAGGTGCGGGTGGTCGAGATCAAGGATGTGGAGATCCCCGAGTCGATGCAGCGGGCGATGGCCCGCGAAGCCGAAGCCGAACGTGAGCGACGGGCGAAGGTGATCAACGCCCGCGGCGAGTTGCAGGCCTCCGAGGAGCTCAGCCAAGCCGCCGAACGGCTGTCGCAGAACCCCGCATCGCTGCAACTGCGCTACCTGCAGACCCTTTTGGAACTCGGTGCCGACCAGAACTCCACCGTGGTGTTCCCGCTGCCGGTCGACATCATCACCCCGTTTCTGGGTGGCGCCGCCGAGTCGCTGCGCGCCGCCAAGCGCCAATAG
- a CDS encoding SDR family NAD(P)-dependent oxidoreductase: MDKAALNALFDLTGRTAIVTGGTRGIGLSVAHGLAAAGANVVVASRKADACERAAEQLRQAGAQAIGVPTHLGDVEGIRRLVDATVERFGGVDIVVNNAANALALPLDEITSEALDKSFGVNLQGPVFLVQAALPHLRKSAHAAVVNVSSAGAFSFSPATAMYSAAKAALVSFTRSMAAELAPAGIRVNAIAPGPVDTDMVRNNPPEFIAELQSATLLQRLAEPDEMVGPVLLLVSDAGSYITGQTIHPDGGMVAR; this comes from the coding sequence GTGGACAAAGCCGCCCTCAACGCGTTGTTCGATCTGACCGGACGCACCGCGATAGTGACCGGTGGCACCCGCGGCATCGGATTGTCGGTAGCGCACGGACTGGCCGCGGCCGGCGCCAACGTGGTGGTGGCCAGCCGCAAGGCCGACGCGTGCGAGCGGGCCGCCGAACAACTGCGCCAGGCCGGCGCCCAGGCGATCGGTGTGCCCACCCACCTCGGCGATGTCGAGGGGATCCGGCGCCTCGTCGACGCCACCGTCGAGCGATTCGGCGGAGTGGACATCGTCGTCAACAACGCCGCCAACGCGCTCGCGCTGCCGCTGGACGAGATCACCTCCGAGGCGTTGGACAAGTCGTTCGGGGTGAATCTGCAGGGGCCGGTGTTCCTGGTCCAGGCCGCGCTGCCACACCTTCGGAAGAGTGCGCACGCCGCGGTCGTGAACGTGTCGTCGGCCGGCGCCTTCAGCTTCTCACCGGCCACCGCGATGTACTCGGCCGCCAAGGCCGCGCTGGTCTCCTTCACCCGGTCGATGGCCGCGGAACTGGCCCCGGCGGGAATCCGGGTCAATGCGATCGCCCCGGGTCCGGTCGACACCGACATGGTGCGCAACAATCCGCCGGAATTCATCGCCGAGTTGCAGTCCGCCACCTTGCTGCAGCGTCTGGCCGAGCCCGACGAAATGGTCGGCCCGGTGCTGCTACTGGTGTCGGACGCCGGCAGCTACATCACCGGCCAGACCATTCATCCCGACGGGGGGATGGTCGCGCGGTAG
- the dosR gene encoding hypoxia response regulator transcription factor DosR/DevR has protein sequence MVTVFLVDDHEVVRRGLIDLLGADPDLDVVGEAGSVAEALARIPALCPDVAVLDVRLPDGNGIELCRDLLSRMPELRCLILTSFTSDEAMLDAILAGASGYIVKDIKGMELARAVKDVGAGRSLLDNRAAAALMAKLRGAAAKPDPLSGLSEQERTLLNLLAEGLTNKQIADRMFLAEKTVKNYVSRLLAKLGMERRTQAAVFATKLERSRNA, from the coding sequence GTGGTCACAGTCTTTCTGGTCGACGACCACGAGGTGGTGCGCCGCGGCCTGATCGACCTGCTCGGCGCCGACCCCGACCTGGATGTGGTCGGTGAGGCGGGTTCGGTGGCCGAGGCCCTGGCCCGGATTCCGGCCCTGTGCCCGGATGTGGCGGTACTCGATGTCCGACTGCCCGACGGCAACGGGATCGAGTTGTGCCGCGACCTGCTGTCGCGGATGCCGGAGTTGCGGTGTTTGATCCTGACCTCGTTCACCTCCGACGAAGCCATGCTCGACGCCATCCTGGCGGGTGCCAGCGGCTACATCGTCAAAGACATCAAGGGCATGGAGTTGGCCCGCGCCGTCAAGGACGTCGGGGCCGGAAGGTCGTTGCTGGACAACCGGGCCGCGGCCGCGCTGATGGCCAAGCTGCGGGGTGCCGCCGCCAAACCCGATCCACTGTCCGGCCTGTCCGAACAGGAGCGCACGCTGCTGAACCTGCTCGCCGAGGGCCTGACCAACAAGCAGATCGCCGACCGGATGTTCCTTGCGGAGAAGACCGTCAAGAACTACGTGTCGCGGTTGCTGGCCAAGCTCGGGATGGAGCGGCGCACGCAGGCCGCGGTGTTCGCCACCAAACTCGAACGCAGCCGGAATGCCTGA
- a CDS encoding GAF domain-containing sensor histidine kinase: protein MPDEPPQDGLKPLRDKLSHLQLRDLLAGVQDRVEQIVEGRDRLDGLLAAMLAVTSGLELDETLQTIVQTATNLVDAKYGALEVHDRDRRMLHFVYEGIDFETYNRIGQLPEGIGIVGLLIDDPHPLRLDDLSTHPFSVGFPPHHPPMRTFLGVPVGVRDEVVGNLYLTEKANGQPFTEDDEVLVQALGAAAGIAIANARLYAQAKARQSWIESTRDIATELLSGTDPTTAFRRIAEEASKLTGARSALVAIPLDVDTADGEIGELLVVETIGTAMASLSGETFPVIGSTLGEAFTKRQPRRVDRLKLPGVDETGPALVLPLRAADAVAGVVVVVRHGSTKAFSLEQLDMMAAFADQAALAWQLATTQRRMRELDVITDRDRIARDLHDHVIQRLFAVGLSLQSTLPRTADPDVQDRLSDAVDDLQAIIGEIRTTIFDLHGVSSAATPLRQRLDNAVTQFSGSGLHTTVQFVGPLSVVEPGLADHAEAVVSEAVSNAVRHSGATALTVQIKVEDDLSIAVTDNGRGMPERVTRRGLANLQRRAEDAGGEFSVEPAPGGGTALRWSAPLVT, encoded by the coding sequence ATGCCTGACGAGCCACCACAGGACGGCCTGAAACCACTGCGCGACAAGCTTTCCCACCTGCAGCTTCGCGACCTGCTGGCCGGTGTGCAGGATCGTGTCGAACAGATCGTCGAAGGACGCGACCGGCTCGATGGACTGCTCGCGGCGATGCTGGCCGTCACCTCGGGCCTCGAACTCGACGAGACCCTGCAGACCATCGTGCAGACCGCCACCAATCTGGTCGACGCCAAATACGGTGCGCTGGAAGTGCACGACCGCGACCGCCGCATGCTGCACTTCGTCTACGAGGGCATCGACTTCGAAACCTACAATCGGATCGGACAACTGCCCGAGGGGATCGGCATCGTCGGCTTGCTGATCGACGACCCGCACCCGCTGCGACTCGACGACCTGTCCACCCACCCCTTTTCGGTCGGATTTCCGCCGCACCATCCACCGATGCGGACGTTTCTGGGTGTGCCGGTCGGGGTGCGCGACGAGGTCGTCGGCAACCTGTATCTCACCGAGAAGGCCAACGGCCAGCCGTTCACCGAGGACGACGAGGTGCTGGTACAGGCGCTGGGCGCCGCCGCCGGGATCGCGATCGCCAACGCCAGGCTCTACGCCCAGGCCAAGGCACGCCAGTCCTGGATCGAATCGACCCGCGACATCGCCACCGAACTGCTGTCGGGAACCGACCCCACCACCGCGTTCCGGCGGATCGCCGAGGAAGCCAGCAAGCTCACCGGCGCCAGGTCGGCACTGGTCGCGATCCCCCTCGACGTCGACACCGCCGACGGTGAGATCGGCGAGCTGTTGGTGGTCGAAACCATCGGGACGGCAATGGCTTCCCTGTCCGGGGAGACCTTCCCGGTCATCGGCAGCACCCTCGGCGAGGCCTTCACGAAACGGCAGCCGCGGCGCGTCGACCGCTTGAAGCTGCCCGGGGTCGACGAGACCGGTCCGGCGCTGGTGCTGCCGCTGCGCGCAGCCGACGCGGTGGCCGGGGTGGTCGTGGTGGTGCGGCACGGCAGCACGAAGGCCTTCAGTCTCGAACAGCTCGACATGATGGCGGCATTCGCCGATCAGGCCGCGCTGGCCTGGCAGTTGGCCACCACGCAGCGCCGGATGCGCGAACTCGACGTCATCACCGACCGGGATCGGATCGCCCGCGACCTGCACGACCATGTGATCCAACGACTTTTCGCCGTCGGATTGTCGTTGCAGAGCACCCTGCCCCGGACCGCAGACCCCGATGTGCAGGATCGGCTGTCCGACGCCGTCGACGACCTGCAGGCCATCATCGGCGAGATCCGTACCACGATCTTCGACCTGCACGGCGTCTCGTCGGCGGCGACGCCGTTGCGGCAACGACTCGACAACGCGGTGACGCAGTTCTCCGGTTCGGGTCTGCACACCACGGTTCAATTCGTCGGGCCGCTGTCGGTGGTCGAGCCGGGCCTGGCCGACCATGCCGAGGCGGTCGTCTCGGAGGCCGTCAGCAATGCGGTACGGCATTCCGGTGCCACCGCGTTGACCGTGCAGATCAAGGTCGAGGACGACCTGAGCATCGCGGTGACCGACAACGGCCGCGGCATGCCGGAGAGGGTCACCCGCCGCGGCCTGGCGAACCTGCAGCGGCGTGCCGAAGATGCCGGCGGAGAGTTCAGCGTCGAGCCGGCGCCCGGCGGTGGCACCGCGCTGCGCTGGTCGGCGCCGCTGGTCACCTAG
- a CDS encoding Acg family FMN-binding oxidoreductase produces MADRPVYRPEATVSPETIRTALQLASRAPSVHNSQPWRWRVDLTRPEPRLDLYVEPDLQLSHVDPDGRGMILSCGAALHHCVVAFAALGHRVRVHRLPDPDRPEHLASIELCASDAAQDCVQADVTLAAAIPRRRTDRRYFSGWPVAAADIALMGARAARAGVMLRRVDALDRLNAVVARAVFEHRTDYGYIAELTTWSGRYGSVAGVPARSVPASDAGAPIPGRLFADPELPQPPGATPGQDRAVMLALGTEDDDRLAQLRAGEATSVVLLTATALGLASCPVTEPLEIAETRAEVRRDVFGTGGYPQMLLRVGWAPINADPLPATPRRGLNDTVEWVGGEPSGAETGEVRALAVYA; encoded by the coding sequence GTGGCTGATAGACCTGTGTACCGCCCGGAGGCGACGGTGTCGCCGGAGACGATCCGCACCGCGCTGCAGCTGGCGAGCCGAGCGCCGTCGGTGCACAACTCCCAACCGTGGCGCTGGCGGGTGGATCTGACCCGGCCGGAACCGCGACTGGACCTCTACGTCGAACCCGATCTGCAGCTGAGCCACGTCGATCCCGATGGTCGGGGAATGATCTTGAGTTGTGGTGCGGCACTGCATCACTGCGTGGTGGCCTTCGCTGCGCTGGGTCACCGGGTCAGAGTCCATCGGCTACCCGATCCCGACCGGCCCGAGCACCTGGCGTCGATCGAGCTGTGCGCATCGGATGCGGCGCAGGACTGTGTACAGGCCGACGTCACCCTGGCGGCGGCGATACCCCGCCGGCGCACCGACCGCCGCTACTTCAGCGGCTGGCCGGTAGCCGCCGCCGACATCGCCCTGATGGGTGCCCGAGCCGCTCGGGCGGGAGTGATGCTGCGCCGGGTCGACGCACTGGATCGGTTGAACGCGGTGGTCGCCCGGGCGGTGTTCGAGCATCGCACCGACTACGGGTACATCGCCGAGTTGACGACCTGGAGCGGGCGGTACGGGTCGGTGGCCGGTGTGCCGGCGCGCAGTGTGCCCGCCTCGGATGCCGGTGCGCCGATCCCCGGGCGGCTCTTCGCGGACCCGGAACTGCCCCAACCTCCCGGCGCCACCCCGGGGCAGGACCGTGCGGTGATGCTGGCGTTGGGCACCGAGGACGACGATCGCCTGGCGCAACTGCGCGCCGGAGAGGCCACCAGCGTGGTGTTGCTGACCGCCACCGCGCTGGGGCTGGCCAGCTGCCCGGTCACCGAACCGTTGGAGATCGCCGAAACCCGCGCCGAGGTGCGCCGCGACGTCTTCGGAACCGGCGGCTATCCGCAGATGCTGCTGCGGGTGGGTTGGGCGCCGATCAACGCCGACCCGCTGCCGGCGACGCCCCGACGCGGTCTGAACGACACCGTGGAATGGGTGGGCGGTGAACCGTCGGGTGCGGAAACCGGGGAGGTGCGGGCTCTGGCGGTCTACGCCTGA
- the lpqB gene encoding MtrAB system accessory lipoprotein LpqB, whose amino-acid sequence MRTATLLSVVLGMVVALAGCAGVPSTSAPQAIGTVEAPPPSVLPKPTPGMDPDVLLREFLKATADPANRHRAARQFLTQEASDSWDDAGSALLIDNVVFVETRSAGRVAVTMRADMLGSLSDMGVFETAEGALPAPEPIELLKTPDGWRIDRLPNGVFLDWQQFQATYKRNTLYFVDPTGKTVVPDPRYVAVSDPDQLATELVSKLIAGPRPEMSGVRNLLAPPLRLRGPVTRADGGKSGVGSGYGGAKIDLDSLSATDPNTRQLLAAQLIWTLDRADIKGPYVINADGAALDDRFPEGWTTSDVATTDPGASDGAGAGIHALVGGSLLVLDGQQANRVPGAFGREPDQQSCALSRNGRQVASVVVHPGDPEATLWIGDLGGEAVQAAEGHTLSRPSWSLDEAVWVVVDGNNVLRAIQEVATGRPARFPVDSGAVSARFPGPISELQLSRDGTRAAMVIDGQVILAGVEQMPGGQFVLHYPRRLGFGLGSSAVSLSWRTADDIVVSRSDPKHPVSYVNIDGVNSDAPSGNLESPVSTIVADPSTVYVADPRGVLALSSSAAEDERGWVPVAPFMAAGALPVLPG is encoded by the coding sequence ATGCGGACGGCGACGCTGCTGTCGGTCGTACTGGGAATGGTCGTCGCGCTGGCGGGCTGCGCCGGGGTCCCCAGTACGTCGGCGCCGCAGGCGATCGGCACCGTGGAGGCGCCGCCGCCGTCGGTGCTGCCCAAACCCACCCCGGGCATGGACCCCGACGTCCTGTTGCGCGAATTCCTCAAGGCCACCGCCGATCCGGCCAACCGGCACCGGGCCGCCCGGCAGTTCCTCACCCAGGAGGCATCGGATTCCTGGGACGACGCCGGCAGCGCGCTGCTGATCGACAACGTGGTGTTCGTCGAGACCCGCAGTGCCGGCCGGGTCGCGGTCACCATGCGTGCCGACATGCTGGGCTCGCTGTCGGACATGGGGGTGTTCGAGACCGCCGAGGGCGCACTGCCGGCCCCCGAACCGATCGAACTGCTCAAGACTCCCGACGGCTGGCGGATCGATCGGCTGCCCAACGGGGTGTTCCTGGACTGGCAGCAGTTCCAGGCCACCTACAAACGCAACACCTTGTACTTCGTCGACCCGACCGGCAAGACCGTCGTGCCCGATCCCCGTTACGTCGCGGTCTCCGACCCGGATCAGTTGGCGACCGAACTGGTCTCCAAGCTGATCGCCGGGCCGCGACCGGAGATGTCCGGGGTGCGCAACCTGCTGGCGCCACCGCTGCGACTGCGCGGCCCGGTGACCCGTGCCGACGGCGGCAAGAGCGGGGTGGGCAGCGGCTACGGCGGAGCGAAGATCGACCTGGACAGTCTGTCCGCCACCGACCCGAACACTCGGCAACTGCTTGCCGCGCAACTGATCTGGACGCTGGACCGGGCTGACATCAAGGGGCCCTACGTTATCAACGCCGACGGTGCGGCGCTCGACGACCGGTTCCCCGAGGGGTGGACGACTTCCGATGTCGCCACCACCGACCCGGGCGCCTCCGACGGCGCCGGGGCCGGGATACACGCACTGGTGGGCGGTTCACTGCTCGTCCTGGACGGCCAGCAGGCCAACCGGGTGCCGGGGGCGTTCGGCCGGGAACCCGATCAACAGTCCTGCGCGCTCTCGCGCAACGGGCGTCAGGTCGCCTCGGTGGTGGTGCATCCCGGGGATCCCGAGGCCACGCTGTGGATCGGTGACCTCGGCGGCGAGGCCGTGCAGGCGGCCGAGGGGCACACCCTGTCGAGGCCGAGTTGGTCGCTGGACGAGGCGGTGTGGGTGGTGGTCGACGGCAACAACGTGCTGCGGGCCATCCAGGAGGTGGCCACCGGCCGCCCGGCCCGGTTCCCGGTGGACTCCGGGGCGGTCTCCGCCCGGTTCCCCGGGCCCATCAGCGAACTCCAACTGTCCCGGGACGGCACGCGGGCGGCGATGGTGATCGACGGTCAGGTGATCCTGGCCGGCGTCGAGCAGATGCCCGGCGGCCAGTTCGTGCTGCACTACCCCCGTCGACTCGGTTTCGGGCTGGGATCATCGGCGGTATCGCTGAGTTGGCGCACCGCCGACGACATCGTGGTCAGCCGGTCCGATCCGAAACATCCGGTGTCCTACGTCAACATCGACGGGGTCAACTCCGATGCACCCAGCGGCAACCTGGAGTCGCCGGTGTCCACGATCGTCGCCGACCCGTCCACGGTCTATGTGGCCGATCCGCGTGGCGTGCTGGCGTTGTCGTCGTCGGCCGCCGAGGACGAGCGGGGCTGGGTGCCGGTGGCACCGTTCATGGCCGCCGGTGCGCTGCCGGTCCTGCCCGGCTGA
- the mtrB gene encoding MtrAB system histidine kinase MtrB — MIFSSRRRPRRSGPLLLGVNTLRRAVQIAWRRSLQLRVVVLTLGMSAAVILGLGFVLTSQITDRVLDVKVRAATEQIERARVTVGDIVGGEEARSLTSSLQLARNTLMSKTDPAAGSGTAGVFDTVLVVPGEGPRAATTAGPVDQVPAALREFVKAGQVSYQYAPVHVEGFAGPALVIGTPTTSRITTLELYLIYPLGTERNTISMVRGTIVTGGLVLLVLLAGISLLVSRQVVLPVRSASRIAERFAEGHLSERMPVRGEDDMARLAVSFNDMAESLSREITQLEEFGNLQRRFTSDVSHELRTPLTTVRMAADLIHDHSDELEPSLRRSTELLVSELDRFESLLNDLLEISRHDAGVAELSVESVDLRATVNSALENVGHLAADAGVELRVDVPTEGVIAEVDPRRVERILRNLIANAIDHAEHRPVVIRMAADEDTVAVTVRDHGVGLRPGEEKLVFSRFWRADPSRVRRSGGTGLGLAISVEDARLHQGRLEAWGEPGRGACFRLTLPLVRGHKVTTSPLPMKPVSAAERRERRQRAREHAERIG, encoded by the coding sequence GTGATCTTCAGTTCCAGGCGGCGTCCCCGGCGTTCGGGCCCGTTGCTGCTCGGGGTGAACACGTTGCGCCGGGCGGTGCAGATCGCGTGGCGCCGCTCTCTGCAGCTGCGTGTCGTGGTGTTGACGTTGGGCATGTCGGCGGCGGTCATTCTGGGACTCGGCTTCGTGCTGACCAGCCAGATCACCGATCGGGTGCTCGACGTCAAAGTCCGCGCGGCGACCGAGCAGATCGAGCGCGCGCGGGTGACCGTCGGTGACATCGTCGGCGGGGAAGAGGCCAGGTCGCTGACGTCGAGCCTGCAATTGGCGCGCAACACGTTGATGTCCAAGACCGACCCGGCCGCCGGAAGCGGAACCGCGGGCGTGTTCGACACCGTGCTGGTGGTGCCCGGTGAGGGGCCGCGTGCGGCGACCACCGCCGGACCGGTGGACCAGGTGCCGGCCGCGCTGCGGGAATTCGTCAAGGCCGGCCAGGTCAGCTACCAGTACGCGCCGGTGCACGTCGAAGGTTTCGCCGGGCCGGCGTTGGTGATCGGCACGCCCACGACGTCGCGGATCACCACCCTGGAGCTCTACCTGATCTATCCGCTGGGTACCGAACGCAACACCATCAGCATGGTCCGCGGCACCATCGTCACCGGCGGCCTGGTGCTGTTGGTTCTGCTGGCGGGCATCTCCCTGCTGGTGTCGCGACAGGTCGTGCTGCCGGTGCGATCCGCCTCGCGGATCGCGGAGCGATTCGCCGAGGGCCACCTGTCCGAACGGATGCCGGTACGCGGCGAAGACGACATGGCCCGATTGGCGGTGTCGTTCAACGACATGGCCGAGAGCCTGTCGCGGGAGATCACCCAACTCGAGGAGTTCGGCAACCTGCAGCGGCGGTTCACCTCCGACGTCAGCCATGAGTTGCGCACCCCGCTGACCACGGTGCGGATGGCCGCCGACCTGATCCACGACCACAGCGACGAGCTGGAGCCGTCGCTGCGGCGATCCACCGAACTGCTGGTCAGTGAACTGGACCGGTTCGAGTCGCTGCTCAACGACCTGCTGGAGATATCGCGTCACGACGCCGGTGTGGCCGAATTGTCGGTGGAATCGGTGGACCTGCGTGCCACCGTCAACAGTGCGTTGGAGAACGTCGGGCACCTGGCCGCCGACGCCGGCGTCGAACTTCGGGTCGACGTGCCGACCGAAGGGGTGATCGCGGAGGTCGATCCGCGCCGGGTGGAACGGATTCTGCGTAACCTGATCGCCAATGCCATCGACCATGCGGAGCACCGGCCCGTGGTGATCCGGATGGCCGCCGATGAGGACACGGTCGCCGTCACCGTGCGTGACCACGGGGTGGGGCTGCGTCCGGGAGAGGAGAAGCTGGTGTTCAGCCGGTTCTGGCGAGCCGATCCGTCGCGGGTGCGACGCTCGGGCGGGACCGGGCTGGGACTGGCGATCAGCGTCGAGGACGCCCGGCTGCACCAGGGCCGGCTGGAGGCATGGGGAGAGCCGGGCCGCGGCGCCTGCTTCCGGCTGACCCTGCCGCTGGTGCGCGGGCACAAGGTCACCACCAGCCCCCTGCCGATGAAGCCGGTCAGCGCCGCCGAGCGCCGCGAGCGCCGTCAGCGGGCGCGCGAACATGCGGAGAGGATCGGCTGA